In the Clostridia bacterium genome, GTCGAACTACAACCGCAACCCGCGCCCGGCGATGGTCGTCATCGAGAACGGCGAAGACCGCGTAGCGATCCGCCGCGAAACCTACGCCGACCTCGCCGCCTTCGACGAGGAATAATCGGCGCAAGAATAAAGAGTACCAGAAGACAGTCACTTTGCCGTGGCTGTCTTTTTTACGCAAAACCGGCAGAGGGGCGGCAAGCTCGCAATTTCATAATTTTTATGCTATAATAAAAAAGAGAAAAATTTGTGACCAAACAAGTGTTTTTTCTGTGTATTAGAGTGAAAGGCCTTTCAGCAAAGGGGAATGGAGTGCGGCGTGAACGACGAGAGCATAGTCGCTTTGTTCTGGAACAGAGATGAGAGCGCGGTCGCGGAAGCGCAAAAGCAATACGGCGCTTATTGCCGATACATAGCGGAGAACGTGCTGGGTGACGAACGCGACGCCGAGGAATGCGTCAACGACGCGCTTCTCTCCGCGTGGAACAGCATACCTCCCAAGCGTCCGGAAAACCTGAAAGCGTATCTCGGTATGCTCGTCCGCAACGCCTCGGTGAACAGGCGTCTGCGCAATAACGCGAAAAAGCGCCTGCCGAAGTCGCTCGGCTCGCTCGAGGAGCTCGGCGAGATCGCGGCTTTCCGCGACGTAGACGGGGAGGTCGGCGCCCGCGAGCTTGCGCGTCTGATCTCGGATTTCGTCCGCTCGCTCGGAACGACCGAACGAAACGTATTCATCCGGCGATACTGGTATTACGATTCGATAGACGAGATATGCAAGCGCTGCGGCTTCGGCAAGAGCAAGGTCAAGATGATGCTCAAGCGCACGCGGGATTCACTCGCTGAGTATTTGAAAGAGGAAGCGGATTATGAATTATGAGCTTATAAACGAAACGATAGGGCTGATGGATTTTGACCTTATCGAAGCGGCGGACGAAGCCCCGCAAAGCGCGGGCGCCGTGCGCGTTACGCCGTTTGTGAAAAGGCCGTGGCTGAAATGGGCTGCCGCGGTGGTCGCAATAGTCGTGATCGCCGCCGGAACGCCGCTCGCGTTGAAAGCGATCGGCTCCTTCCGCAACGAAAACTTCGTCGCCCCGAACGGCAGCGGCAATTCCGGCGTCGTTGTTCCCGTCGACAGCAGCGAGCCCGACGGCAGCGAGCCGGACAGCGGCTCAACCCCGAGCGGCGAAGACGGATCGGGCTCAAGCGACGGCGGCTCGCAGCAGCAAGGCGGCGAAAGCGCGCCTCACGGCAGCGAGCAGCAAACCCCGCCCGCCTCGGATCCG is a window encoding:
- a CDS encoding RNA polymerase sigma factor gives rise to the protein MECGVNDESIVALFWNRDESAVAEAQKQYGAYCRYIAENVLGDERDAEECVNDALLSAWNSIPPKRPENLKAYLGMLVRNASVNRRLRNNAKKRLPKSLGSLEELGEIAAFRDVDGEVGARELARLISDFVRSLGTTERNVFIRRYWYYDSIDEICKRCGFGKSKVKMMLKRTRDSLAEYLKEEADYEL